TACAAGGCTTGCATTGTAACATTATCATTGTTGTATCAATGTGTTGCAGATGGGACTCAACTCATCATAGTGAACAACTGCAAGGACAGCATATGGCCCGGGATCCTCGGCACTGCAGGCCACCCTACTCCTCTAGACGGCGGCTTCCATCTTCCTAGTGGCGAGCAACTCCTTCTTGAAGTTCCTCAAAACTGGTCTGGAAGAATCTGGGGAAGGCAAGGCTGCTGCTTTGATCCAAGCACCGGCAAGGGCTCGTGCCTAACCGGTGATTGTGCCGGCCTCTTACAATGTAGGGGACTCGGTGGAGTTCCCCCTGCCACTCTTGTCGAAATGACACTTGGAACTCCTAAATCCGCCCTGCATTTCTACGATGTGAGCTTGGTTGATGGGTTCAACGTGCCTATTTCTATGGTGCCTATTGGCGGGGGTGTAGGATGTGGTGTTGCTGCTTGTGAGGCTGACTTGAATGTATGCTGCCCGCTTGCCTTGGTCATCAAGAAACGAGGTAGGGTTGTGGGTTGTAAGAGTGCTTGTTTGGCTGCAAAGACAGATAGGTACTGCTGTACTGGGGAGTTTGCAAATCCAAAGAGTTGTAAGCCTAGTGTTTTTGGGCATCTTTTTAAGGCTATTTGCCCCAGGGCTTATAGTTATGCCTTTGATGATTCTACAGGGCTTAAGACATGTGTGGCCCCTAGGTATGTCATCACATTTTGTCCCCCGAACTTGGAATGACAATGTATTGTTGTCGCTAACCGTCGATGATATGAACCTTTTGGATCTATGTTTTCTTTTGTTTCTTTTCATAGTTAAAGGATATTGTAAGAAACAGCATAAGGAAGACAGCATAGTAACTACAACAGCTTATCAGTAAATTTCATGATGCCTCGGCATGAACCTAAGAGGGGCAGTTGAAAAGAAAATGTAGGCAACAAAGAGTGATCACTCAATGAGCATCAATCAGATGATCTAATATGTCGACAGAACTATGAACTATGATTGAATAAACAAAGCATTTCATTTCATAAAACAGCAGTACTGAATACGGCACAGCATTATCAAAATAACTGAAACTACTTAAAAAAGGATTCAAAGCCTTCAACGCGAAGGTTCCTTAATTGAAATAGAAAATCATCAATAGCATACATCAAGGGAAAAAACTTATGGAGGACTCCACCCGGTAACATACTTTTTGTACAGTCACGACCACAAAACTACTACCGCCTTGCTTTTTACACCCTTAAAACTTGTACACTAAATTATCTCCTCTGCAGGGGCCTCAGGTGTGTTCACCGTCTGAGCCGCGACTACTCTAAGGTATATCCTCAAACTAACAATGTACAGTTTTTAAGTACAACCAACAATCTTTATTTTCATTGCTCCTATCCATTTCAATAGACAGAGCCTTTACTAGACATGAAACAAAGAGAGAGGGGCTCATATTATCCTCAGTTAGCTGTACAACTTCATTCCCGCGCGCCCCATCTAAGCAGTAGCAGTAGCAGTAGCAGGTGGACATTGTGGAGTCAGGATGCTAATCCTCTTTTCTGCAAAACAATCAGAAATTTGTTAGTTATCTAGATAGCATAATGGCTACCATATGGCATATATAGAGAATCATCATTTAATCTTCAGCATGTCAATCAGAAGCCAGAAATTACATAGATTATTCTTATAGTGGGGAAAACCCAAAAGACGCAGAAGTATGTTTCTGAGTAATATGTTCCATCACTCCTGGTATAATTGATACATCTAAATTTTGTACCACAACTGGTATTTCATGAAAGACAAGATATGCGGCGGTGCATGCTAATAGAGATTCAGCACATGAATAGGAAAGATATATGTGTGTTTTATATAATTCATATACATATATACGTGTGTAGGCATATGCCTGTTCTGGAGTATGGTAGTTGATCACTAGTTTCTATAATGTCTGCAAGTGTAGTAGAGCACTCATACTGAAAGCACCATTAACATGAGATGCAATACAATCAGATAGACGTAGAGCATATGAAGTTTGCATCTCAGGTACAAACAAAGGCAAAGAACAGAATTGGAAACAAAGACAAAAGAGAAAAGAAACAGTACCTCCAGCAGCAACAAGTTTCTCTACACGTGCAACTATATGCTTCCCATAAGTATACTTCTTCAGAGCATTCAGATGAACCTTAATACGGTTAAGGATTAGCTCAAGTTGCTGGTCATCACAAGTTTCCAAAACTTTTTGTACAACATAATTTGCGAACTGGTCCTTCATCATTGCCTAGACACATAGAAAGAAGTTGAAGATGGGATATTAGCAGTTGACATAATCGTGAAATTACATATCCTTGACTCCTAGAAAAATCATTATCAGAGCTACACAATATCAGCTAGTGGAATATCTCACAACAAGAAACAAAAATAATAATAATACAAGACCTTCGACATGTACAAGATAGTATGGAAATCTGGCAAAACACTGCAATCTTTGGGGAAGAAGAGAAAGAAAATAAAGAGAAGAAATAGATTGGCCTCGTTAACCTAAAGTAAAAGGATCACCCTTAATCAGTAACAGTTCAGTATCAAAAAGTCACATTATACGGAAGGATGTAATTCATTGTTTAGCAAGATGGATAGATACACCAACCCATGACATAAATCTAATCGTCATATTAAGCATAGGAACAACACACAATACAAACAGTATGACCAACTATCTAAATGATATCAGGAAGTAAGCCAATGAGTTCACTTGGTTTTCGACCAGTTAGTTTCACCCATTGTTAACCTAAAGGACCACCAATTTAGGTAATTGTGTAATCAAAAGATCTGGGAAGTGTATGGAACAGCCCCACAAGATGTAAACTTAGCTACAGCGTCAAATATTTGAAGATTGATCAATGAGAAGACAGGAATTATAACTATAATTAGGATAAGTGAATATCTTCAGAAAATGTTCATGCTTTAAACTTATAGAGCCAAATAAGGGACCAACCTGAAGGGGTTCGTTTTCATCAGTGGTACCAAGCATCTCAGTGACAAGGGCCTGGCGCTCAGCAAGAGTTCCAAAAGTTAAACACTTTTCTATAACATTGGAGGCAAATTTCTGCTGGCTCATTTGAACAATCTGCCCAGTTAGCTTCCTAATTATATCTGAGCGCTCATCTGGCTTTCCATGCTCCAGCACATGCTGTAAAATTACAAACCCACAATTAATAACCAAGTTCAATGTAAAAGATAGACAGGTGAATGTAGCAGCAGAAGGGGGTAATATAATATTTTTCATTTTCAAAATTATTCACAAATTACAATATATGAGTGGTGAAGGTGGGTAGTTAGCCGCCAGGTGCACTTCAAGTAAACATTAAACAATCAGCTTATAGCACTTTGATTTAACTGTAGTCACAGCATATTTGTTGCTTCATGGTTTATGAGCAGCAAAGCTGCTTTGACAGATAAAACTAATTCATAAGGTGAAGAAACAGATGCGTTTAAAATGTATTCAAAGGTATTCAAAGCTGCTCAGCCATCGAGTTCAAGCACTACCAAAGTGGTATTATCGTATTTTTACTAAGTTCCAATCAATCTTTACAGTAAATCAGATGATTATTTAGAACACCAGGAAGTCTGACCCGTACATATCATGTAGCACAGATGTTGGACTAATCAATGAGAGAAAAATGTAATATCATTAACCAACATTATGATTTATAATTAAGCTTCAACCTTAAAAGCATGGCCACTAAATCAGGAGTTCTTTATGGTACAATATCAAGAACGTGACTGAATCTTGAATTATTATTTAACCCTCCCACTATTGATAGGTCACAAGTACTTAATGAACCAACCAAAGTTGGGCTTAAGATGAGAAGTAAAATGTGGAAGATATTAAGCAGGTACCATGTAATCAGTATCCAACCCCAGAAGCTTAATGTATCTAAAGAGGTCCAATGATGCTGTGGAATCTATCTAGGCAAAGTGGGATTATTCTTGAAGATGATATGAAAAGATTTAAGTTTCCTAGAAATACAACAAACCTGTACAACATAATTTCCATACTGATCTTGTGCCAAAGTGCAAACAGCATGCAGAATCTCATCCATCATTATCTGCTGTGTGTTGGGATCATGGCAGTGCTCCAAAATTCTCTGTTAGATTAAAAATTATATTATTAAGAATCACAAGTTACACGGTAAAAGATTGCCGGGCATGCACATCCAAACATGATTGGGAAATGGATATTACCTGTATGACACGACAACCATATGGATGAGTTGACAGTGTCACAACCTGATCATAAAAGGTTGAAACAACAAACTGGATAGCATCTTCAGGTATACATTCAATACACTTCTGGATGACATGGTTCCCATTCTGATCACGAACACAACGCATAATGTGTCCATCCAGTTCTGTGACCATTTGAGTCTGCTGGTCCAGATCAACAACTTCTATAGCCTAAAAAATAAAAACGACAGTGGATCAAACTCATATTCTATGGCATGCATCTCATGTGATAGTGTACATCTTTTTACAGACTTTCACTGAACACTGTAAACAAAATTTTGTACTACAATGTAAGTCAAGTTTAGATGATCTATACCTAAGGTCATATCCCACTTCCATGGAAATAACTGGAGAAAATCTTAAAAAGTAGCGTTCTAGCATAAAAACCTACCCCCCCCCCCCCCCCCCAACCAAAACAAAGAAACAAAAAAACACTCCCAGAAGTTCATAACCCAACTTTGCTGCCCCACAAGTTCATAACCAACTTGTAAAAGGTATGATACCGGTTTTATACACAAGAAACCGAAATAGTAATATGACATGTAACTGCCAGAACTAACTGAACGTACCTTCTGGATCACTCGACAGCCATACATTTGAAGGCTTAGGGTCAGCACATGCCCAGTGAGCTGATCAGCGAGTTCTCTAATTTGTGCTGCAGAACCATGCTCGAAAAACTGAACACAAAATGCAAAAGTTAGCCAGATAAAGAACTATTAAATATCTCTTTTCAAACCCTGCACATCACACTAGTACACATAACATATGCAACTGGCACAGAAGGGTATATCAATCTAAGGAGGAGGGTGAAATCACCTTCTGAATCACATAATTACCGAACACATCGGTCATCAAAGAGAGGGCTTGGGGCATAATTTCATCAAAAACCATGTTCTTTTCTTCGGTTGTGGCAGTTTCAAGCTTCTGTTGAATGAACCGACTCCCATACTGGTCCGCACTGTTCACAAAACTAAATGAGTAAATTACATAGAAGAGATACTGGAAAGAATTAAAGGGAAGATATATACCTGAACTCAACAACATGGCCAGAAATTTCTGAAAGTTCAAAACATTTAGTCTTATTGCTCTTGAACTCATCCAGCAAAGAGGATGCAAAACTATCATCGAAGTTTCCACCAGTTTCTGAGTGCCAAGCTCCCATGAGACCTCCACTCATGTTCCTCATCCCCGAAGAAAAACGTATGTTCCTGTCACTATGCCTAACAGGACTACCTGGTCCCACGGGAGAGTTTGGGAGAAGGGGGTTTCCAGAATAAGACATGCCGAGCCCAAATGCTGGATTTCCATAATAACCATGATTCAAGCTACCAGATTTACCCATGTAGGGAGCACCAAACTGTGACTTTTGAGGCGAAAGCAATTGTCCCAGATAAGCTTTCTGCAGCCCCAGCAAGTCCATATACATGCCTTCTCTGTCTGCTGTGGGGTCATGAAGGGATGCAAGCTGTGCAGCAGCAGCATACTCATTTGATCTTAGATACTGCATATACAAAGGATCCATCAGGGGCATCTGAAGAGCGCCCCCGGCAGTGTGATTTCCACCCCTGCCCATACTCTGCAACTCAGCAGCTGCAGCCAACAAATTTGGTCCCAGAGACATACCTCCTCCAAAAGCTCCAGAGTCCAAGCCACTCATTGCAGAGGCAGCAGCAGCATTTTCAAACAAGGGTGGTAAATTACCATTACCCAGTGGGCTCCCCATCATAGAGGGTGACGATGGACTAACAGGATACCCAGCCAACCCATAGTTCGCATATGAGGAATTCATATTGTCTACATTCTGATAATGAGAGACTGAGCTTCCTCTGCCATTAAGAGCTGGTAAAGAGGGTCCTCTCAAGTATGAGTTAGCAGATGATACAGCAGGATTATTAATTTCAGCTAGCCCATCAGACATCAATGAAGGGTTGTTCTGATCCCTCCCAAATCCACTACCTTTGGCCATATTCTGATAAGAGTTTTTGGTAGACTGGGAAACAGAATGCAGATGGGACTTGTTCATATATGAATTTTGTTTGATATGGTTCCGATCCCCTTGCATATCAAAGTGGTTATCACCTTGAATCTGTGAATGTGCAAGATTCTCTTCATGCATCCTGCCGTTCTTTGACAGGTTCATACCAGATAATGCAGCAACCAGATCTGCAGACTCATTCACATTGGCTGTGATGCCATTATACGTATTTTGACCACTGACATTATTTTTATCAGTGGAAGAAGCTCTTCCTCCTCCAACAGTTGGAATCCGAGGACTAGGAGCCCTAGATACAAGCTGAGGATCTGGTGTGGTGCTTCTTGACAGTGAACCACCTAGAGCAGAAGCATAAGTATGAGAACCCGAGGAACCGAAGTTCTGGGCAGCAGACAAACCCTGCTTATTTCCACCAGAGCGCAAAGCATCTAAAGCTGCCAGATCACGATGCATCTGAGCATACTGGGTGTCTGAAGTTTCAACACCATCATCAAACGCATTCCGGCTAGCTGGGCGAGAAGGGTGCCTTGAGCCACTTGTATTCTGTATATCATCCTGCATCCAAATACCAAAGTTAAAGACCACAGCTTTGATGAAAATACTCAAATAAACTTAGGCAAAAAACAGTAGACAATCAAAGTTAACCAGGGAAACTTCACAAAACGAAGGTACCACATGAACAAATCCCAAAGCAACCCCAACTCGTGGAATTAGTCTCATCAACTAACAACTCAGAAGCAACTACATAGTTTCAAAAACTTGGTCTGCTTTATAAGAACGAATAACATGTACGCTAAGGTTGAAACATAATATCTCAACAGCAGTTCTCATCATAAACACAAACAAACAACTTCATCAACATACAAAGATTCAGATAACAAAGAACACCATTCAAGATAGCAGCTTTACTCGATTAGTACTACACACATCGAACCACCATACAAAGATTCAGATAACAACAAACACAACCATTCAAGATAAACAACTTTCCCCAACTAGTTCAACAACACATAAGAACAATCAGATAACAACACATCAAAACCATTAAAGATCAAAACTTTACTAAACCCTTCACCTGAAGAATCTCCGCAATACTCTTCTGCCTACTCCCAAGCCCCAACCCGGGCAACCCAATCAGCCCATCTCCTCCCCACTCTCCATTCCTTGCCGCCGCCCCATTCTCCGGCTGCACCGAAAAAAAGCGAACCTTCACCACCACCCCTCCCGCCTTTCCTCCTATCCCCAATGCCTCCAACCCCAGACCCTCCTCCGCCGCCGCCCCGCTGCGCAAACCGCCACTCCTCCTTGGACCTCATCGGCGGCGGCAGCCGCGGATTGAGATTGACATTTGCATAGTAAAACTTATGATAAGCCGGATCAGACCGGAGCTCCTCCTCGGTGTTAACGTCGTCTACAAGGCCGCCGACGGCGTTCAGGGACCCTTCAACGGTTGGTGGGGCCGACCCACTTCGATATGGATTGAGCTCCTTCTCTCTGTCACTCACTTCTTGCCTCTGCTGACGAATCAACAGACTCAAATCTTCACTGTAATCGCCGCCGTTGTTCTTGAGCATGGATCGCATTGACATCTCGGACATCATCTTCGAATACGTATCAGTAACCATGTCAGACACAACTGTAAGAACTCATCAAACCCAGAAAGAAACAGATAAAAAGATTGAAGCTTTGGGTTGGGTTTCAGCTGAAACAGAACAACCCAACTGGGATTATGGCTCAGAGTTTTCTGGGTCAATAGAAAGATGGGTTTTTTTAGTCAAAGAAGTGATTTTTATGAGGATCGGAAGAGCTTGGATGATCAAAAATGGAGGTGAGACATTTTTGGTTTTGGTTTGGTTTTTGCTGAGGAGCGAAAGAGAAAAGAGGGAGGGAGACAGTGAAGTGAGGAAGAGGGCAATGATAAGCACGAGCAGTGGGGGGGTCTGAGCCGTTGGATGTGCGGATTGACGGCTAGGATTTGTTTACTACAGAGAGGTGTTTTAGGGTTCTATATATTTCATGGACTAACTGCTGCCTGTTTTCTTTTTGGGCTTAAGTTCTTTGGATTATCATGTTAAGCATGTTTTTGGTCTTGATAGATATATGCACGTTTTAGATTTTTTCTTTAGGGTTTCCTGTATTTGGGTGGAAGCAATATCAATACGTATATTCTTGTAGTCAATACCAGATTTGGGAATCTACGTATCTTGTGATCACATGAGGTAAATAATCTTAAGGCCTAGTCCACTGATACTCTTGTTCATTCTCTAATGTCAAACATGGGACGTGTAATTCAAATATAGTAAATCTCGCTCGAACCGTTATTATTTTTTTCGTACGCTTATTTTTATCAAAAAATATATACCGAGTGTTTCCATTCCGTCAAGTTCGGCGCTAATAAGCTTTGTATTGTTTGATTTTTTCTTGTATACACTGAACCTTAGATTTTTACTATATGATGGACTTATTTCTGCTTCTTCATCTTGCCTTTAAAATGAGGAAGGTAATATGATGGGATCCAAAAAGATAGCCAATATCAGATTTCATTCTTGATTACCTTGGTCGGGGTTGATTAATTCTTTATGTCCGAAATCATGAATTGGATATTTCATACAAAATTCTCAAATCTTTGGTTTTAATATTTTGATTCAGTGTCCATATAGTAATTTGTATATACATTAAATGTTGAATGTGTTCTAAAATCTTTTATACGAAACGTTACTAGTTAGGAAATGCGAGTTATAATTTGATTCAATGTTTTGTAAAGATTCTGTTAAACTATTAAATTATTTTATAAAGTAAAACTAATAGTAGTAACTTCGCCACATTCATCTTCCTAAGTTTATCCGGTCAAAAGCACATTACACCATCATCATATCTTGTAGAGTTTAGAACATCACTCTTATTTTGGGGGGAGGGGGGATTTATCGTTACAAAGACCTCACCTTGAAGCTCAAGAGGGTTGTCTGTGTTGCAGAAAAAGATCAGGTTTGTTGTTGCACTCGTGCTGTTCCGCCACGTCATGATGAACATATAACAAAATATTTATTTTTGGAATTGTCATTTTTGGTCGCTTGCTTTGTTTTTCTCTGCAACCTGCAGACCCTTGTTGTACTTATGTCACGTTTGCAAGTGCCATTTCCGAATTGGGGTGATGATGCTTATCTTCTTCTTCTTGATAATATGAAACAGTAAATTCTTCCAACGAATTTAATTAGCTAGAAATAACTAATTGGACTGAAAATTAAAGGAATATTTAAGGTGCATCGAAAGCTTATGTTACCAACTGCAGTAATGAGATCATTTAGTTTGTTCATAACTTGTACGTTGCGTAACATTTTGTTGACAAGGCTAGCTCGATAGTATTCAAGACGGGAGTCATTATCGTAGGCATTATTAGGTTAGAAATTATGCATATAATGGTTAGTACAATTGAATACATGCATATAGTTTGTCTATAGTTTTGTTTTAAAGGTAAATAAACATGATTTAGATATAATTTCATGTCATTTTTAAGTTAAAAGAATGTTTAATATTTCGATCATGTATTTTTACAAAATCACAAATAGAACGATTTGTAATGAGATGAAACAAAACAAAAAAAACATAAACCGGAGTTTTTGTATATGCATATCCTCTAAAGTCCAAACTTTACATACTTTTCAACCCACAGACTCGTACTGATCAAATTTGTTGCAACACTATAGCAAATTTGAGCAAACATGTCAATAAGTTCTCAACCTAACTATACTATACATTTTTTCATTTCACATTGTGAATAAGTGAATTTGTAATTAAAATTACACAAGCTAGCTGCAATCCTGCAGCTAGCCACCCACTATAATTAAAAAGCCTGTGGAATATAAACTTTCAGTGAATGCGGGGAAACCAGCCAACAAAAAAACCCAGACCACGGGCTAAAGATTAAAGAAGAAGATGCCCTTTTCTTGTTTGAATACACTATACACATTCACTCTCCCACAGAGAGAGAGAGAGAGAGAGAGTCTTAGTTAATTGGTTTAGATTTACTAACAAGCTAGCTAGGGTTTAGCACAAGAAGAAGAACAAAGAAGAAGAAGACATGTGAAGCTCGATGATGTGAGTCTTTGTTTTTCTGGATAGAAAGCTCGATCGATGATGCGAGTCGAGGTCGTTGATCAGTCTCACTCCATGGATTAGGGTTTAGGAAGCTCACGTGACTTGTCTGTGCTTCCTTCTACACGAATCATTATGATGATGGACTCCACGTACGTTACTTCGTGTACAGCAATAATCAAATCCAAAATATCATACCCTGCAGATTAAGGCTAGGTTAACCCGCGAATCTCGAACCCTAGATTAGTTTTGCATAAACATTTTGATTAGGAGAATATCTGGATTTTTCTAATACTACAGTAGTTAAGACTTAAGCGTCTGAGGCTATTAGTATTACTATATCAGCAGAGGCAGGTTTATTAGCAGGAAAGAAATTAAGATGAGAGGCATTTGTTTATGTTATCCTTCATTCCAGTATTTCAGTGTGGTACTCGATTGGTAGTGTATATAAAATTGAAAATGAGAGGGTGAGGCAGAGCCTCGAAATTTGGCAGACCGCAATTCATGCCTGATGTGCGTGTTACCTAGACCTTAGCCGATATGCTGAATTCACACAGATATTTTGTATGAGAATCATTAGATTAGGGTTTACAACAGAACGTACCCCTCCAAAGTCCAGCCCATTTGGTTAAACAAGGGCTTGGGATATAGATGAAAGGCATGGTCTGTTGGGTCGACTACTTTGGGCTTCCAACTTTTAAACCTGACGTCACTATATGCAAAGTTGCAACACTTGCAAAGACACCACGTTTGGAACAATTTAGGGTTTATTGAATCGATTAATTACAATGAGTTATATATGGAATCAAACACTTGCAGAGACACCAAGGCACCCTTACAAATGAACGATCACACTAGAGTTCAGAATGTAAATCCATACTGTCACACTAAACAAAATAAAGATTGACTAAAACAGAACGTCTTTTGTAAGCTGGCAAACGCATGCAATTAGATTTTTATTAATCATGGACCTGGCATGTATCAATCCTTTTGCAAGTCGTGCCTAACTTTCAATTCATAACGCTATGTAGCTATGAGATTTATATGAGATTTATGTTCATGACCGATTGTCCATGGACGATTTGAACAAGTGTGTTATGGACCATTGTGAACTCTTGGAGATTTGATTGGTACTAATTAAACCGTACTCTTTTGTGGTCTATCTCGATTGTGCTAGAGACAATTAGGACGAACCCGGCCAATTTGAAATGGGGTTTAATTAATCTAAATCAATTCACTCTTAACTAATGAACGCTAGCTAAAAAATGCCACTTGTATCTCCTCAGAAGGATTTGAATACTCTTTCGTCACCCTTGCTGAGTTAAGGGTGGTTTTCATCGTCTTCAAACCAAACCTTCACCAAACTATAGCTTTGAGCCCAAACATAACATATTGCGTGTCAACTTCATAATCAGCATATTCGTACGCAAAAATTTAGCGACACAAGGTTCAGTTTTCTGATCTAACTCTAGCTTGTTTAATTCTTCTTGGTTACGAGCTTTGTATATATAATGCATGCAGCTCTGAGATCAATGACACTTGGGGTGACTTGGCCAACACGATCATTTTTATAACTTATAAGCACTGGGTTTGGCAATGTGCTTAGTTAGTGTAACTAATTAAGTAATTAACCAGCCATGCATCCACACAAGAGCATTTCGCGGACAAAAATAAGACACTTGTGAAGTCCCAGTGTTCGGTCTGATTACTTGGTCAGGCCAAGCACACTTTCAGAAAATATTTGCAATTTTTTTCGATGGGTAGAAACAAAATTGTAACGAAAAATCTTGATAATTTTTTAACTGGGTATGCTAATTAAAACGAACAGTACGAGAAATGGTACCACACATGTATTAATACCGAGACTTTTTTATGATAAAACCTCATACCCGTTTCTCCACCGGGTAGCTAAAATAGGGAGAGTATCGGCATTATTGGACTAGTGTGTGGGATCCGTTGAGCCTCGTCGACCGCTTCCGCATAACAAAACATAATTAAAAAAAGTAAAACTCCAGCCAGCAGATTATTTTGCGATTTGCAAAAATGTTTAGAGAATAATTAATTTTACATCAGAGTTTTGTTTGTAATTTTAAACCGTAACAAGATGAAGCATTATATATCATTAGCAAAACAAAAGGAGTAAACCAAAAGTCAGTGGCTAAATGCACCATTTGGTATCGAGACGAGTCTGTGTGTGTGTCAATGTACTCGATCGTAAACGTACAGAAACAACCAGCTTGTCAATCTGCTTCTGCATATCATACATGCAAGTTTTGTTATTCTGTACAAGTTGACAATGCAGCTTTTTATTTTGGTCTGAATTGACGAAAGAATGATGCATCCTTATAGAAAACCCTAAAAGAGATCGACATTCGAAATTTCTTAGAAATTTCGATAACGCAATAGCATCATATTTGGGTGGTAAGTTTTGTCACACCTACAAACATTACCCAAAGCTTATATAACAAGAATGAACCAACATGTTCATGTCGCGTCACCATTAAAGAAATGTAAAGAAACTAAGTAAGCGACCTACCTAAGTAGAAATAACCAATTAGGTGTAAACGAGTGGACTTTGTCATCACTACAGAACGTTGTTGTTGGGGTTAAGTAATCGATCATTTGTGTATATATAACATTGCGTATAATCCTCTTTTCCTTGCAGATACATCTACTCAGAACCCAAAGAGTGATTAATACAGATTTGGTTTAACCAAGTTTGGTAAACTGTTTAAACTGCTTTAGAGTGCCTTATAAACTGGGAAAATAGAAAACCCATGCAAGAAAAGTTACACATGCAGATGGAGATGGATCAGTCTTCGGTTGTTTCAGAGCTAGAAGGGACACTCCTCAAGGACCCCGATCCCTTCTCCTACTTCATGTTGGTTGCATTCGAGGCGTCGGGGTTGCTCCGGTTCGCCTTGCTGCTAGTTATGTGGCCGGTGATTAAGTTTCTCGAGATGATAGGTAGGGAGGAGGCGGGGCTGAAGCTAATGATATTTGTTGCGGTTGCTGGAGTTCGCGAATCGGAGATCAAATCAGTGGCGCGAGCTGTGCTGCCGAAGTTTTGCGTGGAGGATGTCGATATGGAGGCGTGGAAGGTGTTCAGTTCTCGTGATCAGCGGGTTGTAGTGACGAAGATGCCGAGGATAATGGTGGAGAGGTTTGTGAAGGAGCACTTGCGTGCT
Above is a window of Fragaria vesca subsp. vesca linkage group LG7, FraVesHawaii_1.0, whole genome shotgun sequence DNA encoding:
- the LOC101291104 gene encoding thaumatin-like protein-like, with translation MPLMAELAQAMISIPYLRMSLGFFPWPIPLHLVSSSYATHWLSKMPISQVLCFLCFLISLSFTDGTQLIIVNNCKDSIWPGILGTAGHPTPLDGGFHLPSGEQLLLEVPQNWSGRIWGRQGCCFDPSTGKGSCLTGDCAGLLQCRGLGGVPPATLVEMTLGTPKSALHFYDVSLVDGFNVPISMVPIGGGVGCGVAACEADLNVCCPLALVIKKRGRVVGCKSACLAAKTDRYCCTGEFANPKSCKPSVFGHLFKAICPRAYSYAFDDSTGLKTCVAPRYVITFCPPNLE
- the LOC101302397 gene encoding LOW QUALITY PROTEIN: pumilio homolog 1-like (The sequence of the model RefSeq protein was modified relative to this genomic sequence to represent the inferred complete CDS: inserted 2 bases in 1 codon) codes for the protein MVTDTYSKMMSEMSMRSMLKNNGGDYSEDLSLLIRQQRQEVSDREKELNPYRSGSAPPTVEGSLNAVGGLVDDVNTEEELRSDPAYHKFYYANVNLNPRLPPPMRSKEEWRFAQRGGGGGGSGVGGIGDRRKGGRGGGEGSXFFSVQPENGAAARNGEWGGDGLIGLPGLGLGSRQKSIAEILQDDIQNTSGSRHPSRPASRNAFDDGVETSDTQYAQMHRDLAALDALRSGGNKQGLSAAQNFGSSGSHTYASALGGSLSRSTTPDPQLVSRAPSPRIPTVGGGRASSTDKNNVSGQNTYNGITANVNESADLVAALSGMNLSKNGRMHEENLAHSQIQGDNHFDMQGDRNHIKQNSYMNKAVSSANSYLRGPSLPALNGRGSSVSHYQNVDNMNSSYANYGLAGYPVSPSSPSMMGSPLGNGNLPPLFENAAAASAMSGLDSGAFGGGMSLGPNLLAAAAELQSMGRGGNHTAGGALQMPLMDPLYMQYLRSNEYAAAAQLASLHDPTADREGMYMDLLGLQKAYLGQLLSPQKSQFGAPYMGKSGSLNHGYYGNPAFGLGMSYSGNPLLPNSPVGPGSPVRHSDRNIRFSSGMRNMSGGLMGAWHSETGGNFDDSFASSLLDEFKSNKTKCFELSEISGHVVEFSADQYGSRFIQQKLETATTEEKNMVFDEIMPQALSLMTDVFGNYVIQKFFEHGSAAQIRELADQLTGHVLTLSLQMYGCRVIQKAIEVVDLDQQTQMVTELDGHIMRCVRDQNGNHVIQKCIECIPEDAIQFVVSTFYDQVVTLSTHPYGCRVIQRILEHCHDPNTQQIMMDEILHAVCTLAQDQYGNYVVQHVLEHGKPDERSDIIRKLTGQIVQMSQQKFASNVIEKCLTFGTLAERQALVTEMLGTTDENEPLQAMMKDQFANYVVQKVLETCDDQQLELILNRIKVHLNALKKYTYGKHIVARVEKLVAAGEKRISILTPQCPPATATATA